From the genome of Papaver somniferum cultivar HN1 chromosome 2, ASM357369v1, whole genome shotgun sequence, one region includes:
- the LOC113353470 gene encoding uncharacterized protein LOC113353470: MSAEKAKAYAETLQLLSELQKDNEPGVSQTSEEDDVTLAKRLEDRLATKSNEVKPIAKSTTSVMDKEKKKPTISAKEKKLTPKITYTPQKPVTRSHPQKRVDPEFASGKGLSGHKRRKTKSRTENPVGKDCPTEKVQKKDSENVRKRKAKGDPNLQELTKKVKNARKLLSLRKSPFYKDLSSQQRALLSPFFDKATSINSAWKAPAVIGHHILSAETFEDLLHNRALEGDLINYWQYQLKKAYHNEQPVNGQRKYIPVLHIDPTGWFYLSDPVHQVAANTAVFLPIRNMEEGTRKIIIPMSHQNVHWTLLVYECEKGEFFHYNTWEAVSKNECLDNANLMAEYCLLAINERLSSLRLPLVSRVKMISYPTPQQGDYPDCAIYIMHIMKKVAKEEVIDGVRMSLGDPEELKDKIHKKRISLACKILSATSPPEESWNIHAPKGF; this comes from the exons atgagcgCCGAAAAAGCTAAAGCATATGCTGAGACTCTCCAACTTCTTTCTGAGCTACAGAAG GATAACGAACCTGGAGTTAGTCAAACATCAGAGGAAGATGACGTAACACTTGCCAAGAGACTCGAAGATAGGCTGGCTACAAAGAGTAATGAAGTCAAACCAATAGCGAAGTCGACCACGTCAGTCATGGACAAGGAGAAGAAAAAGCCGACTATCTCAGCCAAGGAGAAGAAACTTACTCCAAAAATCACATACACCCCTCAGAAGCCAGTAACTCGGAGCCACCCGCAGAAAAGAGTTGATCCTGAGTTTGCTAGTGGCAAAGGACTGTCGGGACATAAAAGGCGAAAAACAAAGTCCAGAACTGAAAACCCAGTTGGAAAAGATTGCCCAACAGAGAAAGTTCAGAAAAAGGATAgcgagaatgtgagaaagagaaaagctaaaggTGATCCAAATCTGCAAGAACTTACTAAAAAAGTGAAGAATGCACGCAAGTTGTTGAGCCTAAGGAAATCTCCGTTCTATAAGGATTTGAGTTCACAACAAAGAGcgcttctctctcctttttttgacAAAGCTACCTCAAT CAACAGTGCTTGGAAAGCTCCTGCTGTGATTGGTCATCACATATTATCTGCAGAGACCTTTGAAGATCTGCTACATAACAGGGCTTTAGAGGGAGATCTTATAAATTACTggcaataccaactgaaaaaagcATATCATAATGAGCAACCAGTGAATGGACAGAGAAAGTACATTCCAGTACTCCACATTGATCCAACAGGCTGG ttttATTTAAGTGACCCAGTACATCAAGTAGCAGCAAACACTGCTGTATTCTTACCCATCAGGAATATGGAGGAAGGAACCAGGAAGATTATTATTCCAATGTCACACCAAAACGTGCATTGGACGCTTCTTGTGTATGAATGCGAGAAAGGCGAATTCTTCCACTACAACACTTGGGAAGCTGTATCCAAAAATGAGTGTCTCGATAATGCTAATCTTATGGCAGAATACTGCTTGTTAGCAATTAATGAACGCTTGTCGAGCCTGCGCCTTCCACTTGTAAGCAGAGTAAAGATGATTAGTTACCCAACACCTCAACAGGGAGACTATCCAGATTGTGCAATATATATCATGCACATCATGAAGAAAGTTGCAAAGGAGGAAGTAATTGATGGAGTGCGAATGAGCTTGGGAGACCCAGAAGAACTAAAGGACAAAATACATAAGAAGAGGATCTCTTTAGCATGCAAAATACTCTCAGCAACATCTCCTCCTGAGGAGAGCTGGAATATTCATGctccaaaaggtttttaa